The proteins below come from a single Miscanthus floridulus cultivar M001 chromosome 1, ASM1932011v1, whole genome shotgun sequence genomic window:
- the LOC136509595 gene encoding arsenate reductase 2.2-like, which produces MARRGVSYVSATQLVSMASDARVAIVDVRDEERGYDGHIAGSHHYASDTFAERMPELARATGAKETLVFHCALSKVRGPSCAQLFHDYLSEAKEDSGVKNIMVLERGFNGWELSGRPVCRCKDTPCKGVCS; this is translated from the exons ATGGCTCGGAGGGGGGTGTCGTACGTGTCGGCGACGCAGCTGGTTTCCATGGCCAGCGACGCCCGCGTCGCCATCGTCGACGTTAGGGACGAGGAGAGGGGCTACGACGGCCACATCGCGGGGTCCCACCACTACGCCAGCGACACCTTCGCGGAGCGAATGCCCGAGCTCGCCCGGGCAACCGGGGCCAAGGAAACCCTCGTCTTCCACTGCGCCCTCAGCAAG GTTCGGGGCCCATCTTGTGCACAGCTGTTCCATGACTATCTTTCAGAGGCTAAGGAAGATTCAGGGGTAAAGAACATCATGGTCCTAGAACGTGGGTTTAATGGATGGGAGCTTTCAGGGAGGCCCGTTTGCCGCTGCAAGGACACTCCATGCAAGGGTGTATGCTCTTGA
- the LOC136509604 gene encoding probable glucuronosyltransferase Os03g0107900 produces MRDPKPRRSPAAPTLAAKLRKHSTLLLLLLWFAFSLALFLSATPPAAAPLSRSSFLRSKPRALAATTTGAAAPPVRIYVYDLPARFNRDWAAADARCSRHLFAAEVAVHEALLAYAGRAARPEDADFFFVPVYVSCNFSTANGFPSLSHARGLLAAAVDLVRARMPYWNRSAGADHVFVASHDFGACFHPMEDVAIADGIPEFLKRSILLQTFGVQGHHACQEVEHVVIPPHVPPEVAHELPEPEKAQRDIFAFFRGKMEVHPKNISGHFYSKKVRTELLQHYGRNHKFYLKRKRFDNYRSEMARSLFCLCPLGWAPWSPRLVESVLLGCIPVIIADNIRLPFPSVLQWREISLQVAEKDIANLEMVLDHVVATNLTVIQKNLWDLVKRKALVFNRPMEVGDATWQVLRELEVLLDQSQWRRYVGSWRR; encoded by the exons ATGAGAGATCCCAAGCCGAGGAGAAGCCCAGCAGCCCCCACCCTCGCCGCCAAGCTGCGGAAGCACTCCACtttgctcctcctcctgctctggTTCGCCTTCTCCCTCGCCCTCTTCCTCTCCgccacgccgcccgccgccgcgccgctcaGCCGCTCCTCCTTCCTCCGCTCCAAGCCCCGCGCcctcgccgccaccaccaccggcgcAGCCGCGCCCCCCGTCCGGATCTACGTCTACGACCTCCCCGCCCGCTTCAACCGCGACTGGGCGGCCGCCGACGCGCGGTGCTCGCGCCACCTCTTCGCGGCCGAGGTGGCGGTGCACGAGGCGCTGCTGGCCTACGCCGGCCGCGCCGCGCGGCCCGAGGACGCCGACTTCTTCTTCGTCCCCGTTTACGTCTCCTGCAACTTCTCCACGGCCAACGGCTTCCCCTCGCTGTCGCACGCCCGGGGCCTCCTCGCGGCGGCCGTCGACCTCGTCCGGGCCCGGATGCCGTACTGGAACCGCTCCGCCGGGGCCGACCACGTCTTCGTCGCCTCCCACGACTTCGGCGCCTGCTTCCATCCAATG GAGGATGTAGCCATCGCCGACGGCATACCAGAGTTCCTGAAGAGGTCCATCCTGCTACAGACATTTGGTGTCCAAGGCCATCACGCATGTCAGGAGGTGGAGCATGTTGTGATCCCACCTCATGTGCCGCCGGAGGTGGCTCATGAACTACCGGAGCCAGAGAAGGCTCAGAGGGACATTTTTGCCTTCTTTCGAGGCAAGATGGAGGTGCACCCCAAGAACATTAGTGGCCACTTCTACAGCAA GAAGGTGAGGACTGAGCTTCTACAACATTATGGTCGCAATCACAAGTTCTACCTTAAGAGAAAGCGGTTTGACAACTACCGATCTGAGATGGCTCGGTCGTTGTTCTGTCTCTGTCCGCTGGGATGGGCACCTTGGAGTCCTCGGCTTGTGGAATCAGTCCTCCTAGGCTGCATTCCTGTTATAATTGCTGATAACATACGTCTGCCGTTCCCTTCAGTCCTCCAGTGGCGAGAGATCTCATTGCAGGTGGCTGAGAAGGACATAGCCAATCTTGAGATGGTGCTTGACCATGTCGTGGCAACCAATTTGACTGTGATACAGAAGAATTTGTGGGATCTAGTGAAGCGTAAGGCTCTAGTTTTCAATCGTCCGATGGAAGTGGGTGATGCTACATGGCAAGTGTTGAGGGAGCTTGAGGTTTTGCTGGACCAGTCTCAATGGAGGAGATATGTTGGATCCTGGAGGAGGTGA